In Jatrophihabitans sp., a genomic segment contains:
- a CDS encoding SDR family NAD(P)-dependent oxidoreductase, producing the protein MTDALVIGGSSRIGAAIGRTLAALGQHVTLWGRDPGRLDLAAEQIRAAGGRAGSRVVDVRDRAALGEAAEQVLAGSRLAAVVWAAGLFDWADADQAEPDTWDQLFDVNLVAAATATRLLLPALLAGAPSSLIYLGSGASRQAFAHNAAYVASKHGLAGLAGGVWLDVRDRGVKVSLIAPGLVAAGAGLRSPQGQSNPEQLLQPEDVAAAVGFVVTFPDRGCPTEIRLEPQRG; encoded by the coding sequence ATGACTGACGCGCTGGTGATCGGCGGCTCGAGCCGGATCGGGGCCGCGATCGGCCGGACGCTGGCCGCCCTCGGCCAGCACGTCACCCTGTGGGGACGGGACCCGGGCCGGCTCGACCTGGCCGCCGAGCAGATCAGGGCGGCCGGTGGCCGGGCCGGCAGCAGGGTGGTCGACGTCCGCGACCGCGCGGCGCTGGGCGAGGCCGCCGAGCAGGTGCTGGCCGGCTCCCGGCTGGCGGCGGTGGTGTGGGCCGCCGGGCTGTTCGACTGGGCCGACGCCGACCAGGCTGAACCGGACACCTGGGATCAGCTCTTCGACGTCAACCTGGTCGCGGCCGCGACGGCGACCAGGCTGCTGCTGCCGGCGCTGCTGGCCGGCGCCCCCAGCTCGCTGATCTACCTCGGCTCGGGCGCGTCCCGGCAGGCGTTCGCCCACAATGCCGCCTATGTGGCCAGCAAGCACGGGCTGGCCGGGCTGGCCGGCGGGGTCTGGCTCGACGTCCGCGACCGCGGGGTCAAGGTGAGCCTGATCGCTCCGGGCCTGGTCGCGGCCGGCGCCGGCCTGCGCTCACCACAGGGCCAGTCGAACCCGGAGCAACTGCTGCAGCCCGAGGACGTCGCGGCGGCGGTCGGATTCGTGGTGACCTTTCCCGACCGGGGCTGCCCCACCGAGATCAGGCTGGAACCGCAGCGCGGCTGA
- a CDS encoding SRPBCC family protein has product MPSVTKSIDVSVPVRTAYNQWTQFESFPHFMGGVESITQLNDTHTHWVTKIGGVTREFDTEITEQHPDERVAWKSTDGTTHAGVVTFHRLGEGESRVTVQIDWETEGIVEKAGALVGVDDHQVKADLERFKSYIEGKGHEDGAWRGNVDNPDN; this is encoded by the coding sequence ATGCCTAGCGTGACGAAGTCCATCGACGTGTCGGTGCCGGTGCGGACCGCGTACAACCAGTGGACGCAGTTCGAATCCTTTCCGCACTTCATGGGCGGCGTGGAATCCATCACCCAGCTCAATGACACCCACACCCACTGGGTGACCAAGATCGGCGGCGTGACCCGCGAGTTCGACACCGAGATCACCGAGCAGCACCCCGACGAGCGGGTGGCGTGGAAGAGCACCGACGGCACCACCCACGCCGGGGTGGTCACCTTCCACCGGCTGGGCGAGGGTGAGAGCCGGGTCACCGTCCAGATCGATTGGGAGACCGAAGGCATCGTGGAGAAGGCCGGCGCGCTGGTCGGCGTCGATGACCACCAGGTCAAGGCCGACCTCGAGCGGTTCAAGTCCTACATCGAGGGCAAGGGCCACGAGGACGGCGCGTGGCGGGGCAACGTCGACAACCCGGACAACTGA
- a CDS encoding ABC transporter permease: MTAAGTKLPERMTAGAGASDHPLQRINAPGSFFRGFGDTLREIWQYRELLGNLIRKELKVKYKDSVLGFVWSLLLPLVQLFVYWLVIGKFLGAGAIPAYGVYIFCGLAVWTLFSEILSTATTSIVFNSGLVKKVYFPRELFPLAATGAALVNFLFQLVILFGAVVIAGLNTGKWPDPSELPLPLLGLVVLVVFATALGLLLAAANVYLRDVQHLITVVLMLWFWITPIIYNVRRVSGELPSTLYTLYLMNPMAPVVFSFQAFFWPQGDGTEFEFDGNIYGRLGIMLLAGLVFLWLAQRIFAKAQGNFAQEL; encoded by the coding sequence ATGACCGCAGCCGGAACGAAGCTGCCGGAGCGGATGACCGCGGGGGCGGGGGCGTCGGATCACCCGCTCCAGCGGATCAACGCACCCGGCAGCTTCTTCCGGGGCTTCGGTGACACGCTGCGCGAAATCTGGCAGTACCGCGAGCTGCTCGGCAACCTGATCCGCAAAGAGCTCAAGGTCAAGTACAAGGACTCGGTGCTCGGCTTCGTCTGGAGCCTGTTGCTGCCGCTGGTGCAGCTGTTCGTCTACTGGCTGGTGATCGGCAAGTTCCTCGGCGCCGGCGCGATTCCCGCCTACGGCGTCTACATCTTCTGCGGCCTGGCGGTCTGGACGCTGTTCTCCGAGATCCTGAGCACCGCCACCACCTCGATCGTCTTCAACTCCGGCCTGGTGAAGAAGGTCTACTTCCCGCGCGAGCTGTTCCCGCTGGCCGCGACCGGCGCCGCGCTGGTGAACTTCCTGTTCCAGCTGGTGATCCTGTTCGGGGCGGTGGTGATCGCCGGCCTGAACACGGGCAAGTGGCCCGATCCGAGCGAGCTGCCGTTGCCGCTGCTGGGGCTGGTGGTGCTGGTCGTCTTCGCCACCGCGCTGGGCCTGCTGCTGGCCGCGGCGAACGTCTACCTGCGTGACGTGCAGCACCTGATCACCGTGGTGCTGATGCTGTGGTTCTGGATCACGCCGATCATCTACAACGTCCGCCGGGTCAGCGGCGAGCTGCCCTCGACGCTCTACACGCTGTACCTGATGAACCCGATGGCGCCGGTGGTGTTCAGCTTCCAGGCGTTCTTCTGGCCGCAGGGCGACGGCACCGAGTTCGAGTTTGACGGCAACATCTACGGCCGGCTGGGCATCATGCTGCTGGCCGGTCTGGTCTTCCTGTGGCTGGCCCAGCGAATCTTCGCCAAGGCTCAAGGCAACTTCGCGCAGGAGCTCTGA
- a CDS encoding ABC transporter ATP-binding protein, which yields MTGAPVIRVTDVSKKFVIRKDKSLKERLVNARRSRANIEEFWALRHVDLEIGSGQTLGLIGGNGSGKSTLLKIIGGILTPSDGFVERRGRLAALLELGAGFHGDLTGRENVYLNASILGLTRVQTDQYFDSIVDFSGIEPFIDTQVKFYSSGMYVRLAFAVAIHVDPEILLVDEVLAVGDEPFQRKCLDRIKQFQQDGRTIILVTHSLEQVRQMCDRVVLLNAGSVVVDGSPGEAVRHFREANSERDHVEQAARNHLLTISDPRTVDAAGNRLATYPVGSSVAVEFDISAEAGAAAVTDWAAGVALTDASGLLIYGTNTVLQNVAVAPITGTRTVRFRFDQLPVAEGQYFVTLAVHPKTGPDYHRIDRAMSFQVENSANDPGVLALSPKIEIE from the coding sequence GTGACCGGCGCTCCCGTCATCCGGGTCACCGACGTCTCGAAGAAATTCGTGATCCGCAAAGACAAATCGCTGAAGGAGCGGCTGGTCAACGCCCGCCGGTCGCGCGCGAACATCGAGGAGTTCTGGGCGCTGCGCCACGTCGACCTCGAGATCGGCTCGGGCCAGACGCTCGGCCTGATCGGCGGCAACGGATCGGGCAAGAGCACCCTGCTCAAGATCATCGGCGGCATCCTGACGCCCTCGGACGGCTTCGTCGAGCGGCGCGGCCGGCTCGCGGCGCTGCTCGAACTCGGGGCCGGCTTTCACGGTGACCTGACCGGCCGCGAGAACGTCTACCTCAACGCCTCGATCCTGGGCCTGACCCGGGTGCAGACCGACCAGTACTTCGACTCGATCGTCGACTTCTCCGGTATCGAGCCGTTCATCGACACCCAGGTGAAGTTCTACTCCTCCGGCATGTACGTCCGGCTGGCCTTCGCGGTGGCGATCCACGTCGACCCCGAGATCCTGCTGGTCGACGAGGTGCTCGCGGTGGGCGACGAGCCGTTCCAGCGCAAGTGCCTGGACCGCATCAAGCAGTTTCAGCAGGACGGCCGCACCATCATTCTGGTGACCCACAGCCTGGAGCAGGTCCGGCAGATGTGTGACCGGGTGGTGCTGCTCAACGCGGGCTCTGTGGTGGTCGACGGCTCACCGGGCGAGGCGGTCCGGCACTTCCGCGAGGCCAACTCCGAGCGGGACCACGTCGAGCAGGCCGCCCGCAACCACCTGCTGACGATCTCGGACCCGCGCACCGTCGACGCCGCCGGCAACCGGCTGGCAACCTACCCGGTCGGGTCCAGCGTCGCGGTGGAGTTCGACATCAGCGCCGAGGCCGGCGCCGCCGCGGTCACCGACTGGGCCGCCGGGGTGGCGCTGACCGATGCCTCCGGGCTGCTGATCTACGGCACCAACACGGTGCTGCAGAACGTCGCGGTCGCCCCGATCACCGGCACCCGCACCGTCCGGTTCCGCTTCGACCAGTTACCGGTCGCCGAGGGCCAGTACTTCGTGACGCTGGCGGTGCATCCCAAGACCGGCCCGGACTACCACCGCATCGACCGGGCGATGTCCTTCCAGGTGGAGAACAGCGCCAACGACCCGGGTGTGCTGGCCCTGAGCCCGAAGATCGAGATCGAATGA
- a CDS encoding glycosyltransferase — protein MSLFQARTPAEAASLLPVNDQPVVIVPVFNSYDDVVRCYEAFFRNTPADVPLLVVDDRGWDRRPFAVLKEVFDAAAPAHDVVVLEQVSNKGFLLTMNDAFVAAGRSDIVILNSDVIVGPEWLQRMREAAFSSSTVATVTALTNHGTIVSVPKRNVATDDVPGGLSVDEAARRVAAGSPRLRPRIPTAIGHCTYVKRSALDVVGAFDPAFNPGYGEEVDFSQRALAAGFEHVVADDVFVFHKGGSSFGRSPEIEKRKHEHEQIIQRRYPYYGPWVRRSSMDDYSPLAASLLAARRSLQGLVIAVDGMCLGPLPAGTQVVVVETVRALAQRPDVYQVLVYTPMQVPDYVWNAFGNNAKVEIRRTMNLTPQLGEKAHVAYRPYQVRDADELEWLRSIGDRVVVNQLDLIAYHDAAYFSRDHSWRAYRDLAKLSAYVVDGLTYLSEHSREAARAEGLLPEDKPNKVIYCGTEHTALVQTDSIRPPGTESAETGFILCLGVSYLHKNRLFALAVLAELHKQGWRGSLVLAGAQPPDGSSLAAEARFLLEHPELAEFVVNLGMISEAEKVWLYQNAGLVLYPTISEGFGLVPFEAAHYGVPCLSTRQGSLAEVLPEDIPVIADFDPAGAAGTARALLDDPAAGQKVVDQILSKGSEFTWSRVASDVLEVLHEVTSRPACRVVAIRGEQDYAFLAGAGFGSGGSGSPVKKGIDFAVDWFLARPDIRVKLVPPNSKRQALVRKGIDQVHRRL, from the coding sequence ATGAGCCTGTTCCAAGCACGCACCCCGGCCGAGGCGGCCAGCCTGCTTCCGGTCAACGACCAGCCGGTGGTGATCGTCCCGGTCTTCAACTCCTACGACGACGTGGTGCGCTGCTACGAGGCCTTCTTCCGCAACACCCCGGCCGACGTGCCGCTGCTGGTGGTGGACGACCGCGGCTGGGACCGGCGCCCGTTCGCAGTGCTGAAGGAGGTCTTCGACGCCGCCGCGCCGGCGCACGACGTGGTGGTGCTGGAGCAGGTCTCGAACAAGGGCTTCCTGCTCACCATGAACGACGCGTTCGTCGCGGCCGGCCGCAGTGACATCGTGATCCTCAACAGCGATGTGATCGTCGGCCCGGAGTGGTTGCAGCGGATGCGCGAGGCGGCCTTCTCCTCCTCGACGGTGGCCACCGTGACGGCGCTGACCAATCACGGCACGATCGTCTCGGTGCCCAAGCGCAACGTCGCGACCGACGACGTGCCGGGCGGGCTGTCGGTGGACGAGGCCGCTCGCCGGGTGGCGGCCGGCTCGCCCAGGCTGCGGCCGCGGATCCCGACCGCGATCGGGCACTGCACCTACGTCAAGCGCAGCGCGCTGGACGTGGTCGGCGCGTTCGACCCGGCGTTCAATCCGGGCTACGGCGAAGAGGTGGACTTCAGCCAGCGCGCGCTGGCCGCCGGCTTCGAGCACGTGGTGGCCGATGACGTCTTCGTGTTCCACAAGGGCGGTTCGAGCTTCGGGCGCTCGCCGGAGATCGAGAAGCGCAAGCACGAGCACGAGCAGATTATCCAGCGCCGCTATCCCTATTACGGCCCGTGGGTGCGCCGGTCGTCGATGGATGACTACTCGCCGCTGGCGGCTTCGCTGCTGGCTGCCCGGCGCTCGTTGCAGGGGCTGGTGATCGCGGTCGACGGGATGTGCCTGGGCCCGCTGCCGGCCGGCACCCAGGTGGTCGTGGTCGAGACGGTTCGCGCGCTGGCCCAGCGTCCGGACGTGTACCAGGTGCTGGTCTACACCCCGATGCAGGTGCCGGACTACGTCTGGAACGCCTTCGGTAATAACGCCAAGGTCGAGATCCGGCGGACGATGAACCTCACGCCGCAGTTGGGCGAGAAGGCGCACGTGGCCTACCGGCCCTACCAGGTGCGCGACGCCGACGAGCTGGAGTGGCTGCGCAGCATCGGTGACCGGGTGGTGGTCAACCAGCTGGACCTGATCGCCTACCACGACGCCGCGTACTTCAGCCGCGACCACAGCTGGCGGGCCTACCGCGACCTGGCCAAGCTCTCGGCCTACGTGGTCGACGGCCTGACCTACCTCAGCGAGCACTCCCGCGAGGCGGCCCGTGCCGAGGGGCTGCTGCCGGAGGACAAGCCGAACAAGGTCATCTACTGCGGCACCGAGCACACCGCGCTGGTGCAGACGGACTCGATCCGCCCGCCGGGCACCGAGTCGGCCGAGACCGGCTTCATCCTGTGCCTGGGGGTCTCCTACCTGCACAAGAACCGGCTGTTCGCCTTGGCGGTGCTGGCCGAACTGCACAAGCAGGGCTGGCGTGGCTCGCTGGTGCTGGCCGGCGCCCAGCCACCGGACGGCTCGTCGCTGGCCGCCGAGGCCCGCTTCTTGCTGGAGCACCCCGAACTCGCCGAGTTCGTGGTGAACCTGGGGATGATCAGCGAGGCCGAGAAGGTCTGGCTGTACCAGAACGCCGGGCTGGTGCTGTACCCGACGATCTCGGAGGGCTTCGGGCTGGTTCCGTTCGAGGCCGCGCACTACGGCGTGCCGTGCCTGTCGACCCGGCAGGGCTCGCTGGCCGAGGTGCTGCCCGAGGACATCCCGGTGATCGCGGACTTCGACCCCGCGGGGGCTGCCGGCACTGCTCGTGCGTTGTTGGACGACCCGGCGGCCGGGCAGAAGGTGGTCGACCAGATCCTGAGCAAGGGCAGCGAGTTCACGTGGTCACGGGTCGCCTCAGACGTGCTGGAGGTGCTGCACGAGGTCACCAGCCGGCCGGCCTGCCGGGTGGTGGCGATTCGCGGTGAGCAGGACTACGCCTTCCTCGCCGGGGCCGGCTTTGGGTCCGGTGGGTCGGGCTCGCCGGTCAAGAAGGGCATCGACTTCGCGGTCGACTGGTTCCTGGCCCGTCCCGACATTCGGGTGAAGCTGGTGCCGCCGAACTCCAAGCGGCAGGCCCTGGTGCGCAAGGGGATCGACCAGGTCCACCGCCGGCTCTAG
- a CDS encoding HD domain-containing protein, with protein sequence MGLAAKTVVADGPNFLAYRLGLQRRFPEAKGLARLSAPVTPAARHARSSLCEIAPPYMVNHSLRTYWFSRLLADDSRILLDDENDELLYLASLAHDVGLFLPCSPGTSNASCFSIRGAEWASEIARQAGWKAGRRNCLEETITLNLNGRVPAHLGVEAHLMMRGVLLDVTGMYAWRVNPIDVEEVFALTPLLDQRQRLWPLFRDEARRHPKCRGHFAVCWLGFGFLMRHSPW encoded by the coding sequence GTGGGGCTTGCAGCAAAGACCGTGGTTGCGGACGGCCCGAACTTTCTTGCGTATCGGCTTGGACTTCAGCGTCGATTTCCAGAAGCGAAGGGCCTTGCAAGACTGAGCGCACCTGTTACCCCTGCTGCAAGGCATGCTCGCTCGTCACTATGCGAGATCGCGCCGCCATACATGGTCAATCACAGTCTGCGCACGTATTGGTTCAGTCGCCTGCTGGCTGACGATTCCAGGATTTTGCTCGACGATGAGAACGATGAGCTTCTCTACCTCGCCAGCCTCGCCCATGACGTTGGGCTGTTCTTGCCTTGCTCACCGGGGACCAGCAACGCGAGCTGTTTCTCGATCCGCGGCGCGGAGTGGGCATCGGAAATTGCGCGGCAAGCGGGATGGAAGGCGGGACGGCGGAACTGTCTTGAGGAAACGATCACGCTTAATCTCAACGGTCGTGTTCCCGCGCATTTGGGCGTGGAGGCCCACCTGATGATGCGCGGGGTCCTTCTTGACGTCACTGGCATGTACGCCTGGCGCGTCAATCCCATAGATGTAGAGGAAGTATTCGCTTTGACGCCGTTGCTTGATCAGCGTCAACGGCTGTGGCCGTTGTTCCGTGACGAGGCTCGGCGTCATCCCAAATGTCGGGGACACTTCGCGGTGTGCTGGCTCGGCTTCGGCTTCTTAATGCGACATAGTCCGTGGTAG
- a CDS encoding GNAT family N-acetyltransferase, translating to MIASVAIELGTPQAGQLDDVVRALRDWQHDASPLQLHPGDLGWFWRFGAEATAAAVRTWSRGGQILAIGLLDGPELLRMTVAPEVWREEELAHQVVADSSDPERGVLPAGRVSVETPNGARVHDLLSEVGWSAGEPWTPLRRDLTGPVEETDLPIVVIGPEQASEFTAVHRSAFGSTRFTEERWQAMAAGSPFTDARCLLAHDDAGVAVATVTVWSAGPGKPGLIEPMGVHAEHCGRGYGRAICIAAAAELQRLGSSSALVCTPSARAGAVATYQSAGFQRLPERLDRTRDA from the coding sequence TTGATCGCAAGCGTGGCGATCGAGCTGGGCACCCCGCAAGCCGGTCAGCTCGACGACGTCGTGCGCGCCCTTCGAGACTGGCAGCACGACGCATCGCCGCTGCAGCTGCATCCGGGTGACCTGGGCTGGTTCTGGCGGTTCGGCGCGGAGGCGACGGCCGCGGCGGTGCGGACCTGGAGCCGAGGCGGACAGATTCTCGCCATCGGATTGCTGGACGGTCCTGAGCTGCTGCGGATGACGGTCGCGCCTGAGGTCTGGCGCGAGGAGGAGTTGGCTCACCAGGTGGTCGCGGACTCCTCCGATCCGGAGCGTGGCGTCCTACCGGCAGGAAGGGTGTCCGTCGAGACTCCGAACGGCGCCAGAGTCCACGATCTGCTGTCCGAGGTCGGCTGGAGCGCCGGCGAGCCGTGGACGCCGCTGCGCCGCGACCTAACCGGGCCGGTGGAAGAAACCGATCTGCCGATCGTGGTGATCGGGCCGGAGCAGGCGTCCGAATTCACAGCCGTCCACCGGTCGGCATTCGGCAGTACGCGGTTCACCGAGGAGCGATGGCAGGCGATGGCGGCCGGTTCGCCGTTCACCGACGCACGGTGCCTGCTCGCGCACGACGACGCGGGCGTCGCGGTAGCGACGGTGACAGTGTGGTCGGCCGGTCCGGGGAAGCCGGGGCTGATCGAGCCGATGGGCGTCCACGCCGAACATTGCGGGCGCGGCTACGGCCGGGCGATCTGCATTGCCGCGGCGGCCGAACTCCAGAGGCTGGGTTCGTCGAGTGCGCTCGTCTGCACCCCGAGCGCGCGTGCTGGCGCCGTCGCCACCTACCAGTCAGCGGGCTTCCAGCGACTCCCCGAACGGCTGGACAGAACCCGGGACGCCTGA
- a CDS encoding pyridoxamine 5'-phosphate oxidase family protein: MEIINIGKADGLPPVEWDGIVEKLDAGSAPAPDGINARTTWLATVNEDGSPHVTAVGAMWLDGRFWFQTGTGTRKGRNVARDPRCSVAVSIRDADVVFEGDATRVSDPAALARIARAWADSGWPAKPDESGSGITAPFNAPSQGPPPWNVYRIEPRSATVALSSDPGGLTRFRF, encoded by the coding sequence ATGGAAATCATCAATATCGGTAAGGCGGACGGCTTGCCGCCGGTGGAGTGGGACGGCATCGTCGAGAAACTGGACGCGGGCTCGGCGCCGGCTCCGGACGGGATCAATGCGCGCACGACGTGGTTGGCCACCGTCAACGAGGACGGCAGCCCGCATGTGACCGCTGTCGGTGCGATGTGGCTGGACGGCAGGTTCTGGTTCCAGACAGGTACCGGTACGCGCAAGGGGCGCAATGTGGCTCGTGACCCGCGGTGTTCGGTCGCGGTGTCGATTCGCGATGCCGATGTGGTGTTCGAGGGTGACGCGACGCGGGTGAGCGACCCTGCCGCCCTGGCACGCATCGCCAGGGCTTGGGCTGACAGCGGCTGGCCGGCGAAGCCCGACGAGAGCGGCTCGGGGATCACAGCTCCGTTCAACGCACCGTCGCAGGGGCCACCGCCGTGGAACGTCTACCGGATCGAGCCCCGTTCAGCGACGGTGGCCTTGTCATCCGACCCGGGAGGTTTGACCCGGTTCCGATTCTGA
- a CDS encoding type II toxin-antitoxin system RelE/ParE family toxin: MSDQQPYELVVAPPAQRAIADKLPEAAAVAVIDFLTTALIENPQRVGKQLRDDLAGIWSARRGTYRVLYRINDDLREVIVLRIERRSDAYRAR; the protein is encoded by the coding sequence GTGAGCGACCAGCAACCGTACGAGCTGGTGGTCGCCCCGCCTGCCCAGCGAGCTATCGCCGACAAGTTGCCTGAAGCCGCGGCGGTCGCCGTGATCGACTTTCTGACAACTGCGCTGATCGAGAACCCACAGCGAGTAGGCAAACAACTCCGGGACGATCTGGCGGGCATCTGGTCCGCGCGACGAGGAACCTACCGCGTGCTATATCGAATCAACGATGACCTACGCGAAGTCATCGTGCTACGAATCGAGCGTCGAAGCGATGCTTACCGCGCAAGGTAG
- a CDS encoding type II toxin-antitoxin system Phd/YefM family antitoxin, which produces MSTESLRTVRDHLSEMVDRVEHHHERLVVTRNGRPAAVLISPDDLAQLEETIDVLSDPDALADIREADAAYARGDVVRGVDAVRGLRG; this is translated from the coding sequence ATGAGTACTGAGTCGCTCCGTACGGTCCGGGATCACTTGAGCGAGATGGTCGACCGGGTCGAGCACCATCACGAGCGGTTGGTGGTGACTCGCAACGGCCGGCCTGCTGCGGTGTTGATCAGTCCGGATGACCTGGCTCAGCTGGAAGAGACGATCGATGTGCTGAGTGACCCTGACGCGCTGGCGGACATCCGCGAGGCGGACGCTGCCTATGCGCGTGGCGACGTGGTGCGTGGCGTCGATGCGGTTCGCGGATTGCGCGGGTGA
- a CDS encoding methyltransferase domain-containing protein — protein MSELTTSTESTPERLISEKAAAAEPTAAEVAAETATAPHTPAAHAAPEPAAAASETAIEAPPPVAAVDHYSKSANDEVWFNAHYEQAAEQVLEFFAGDGISLEGKTVADIGCGDGIIDLGVALKAKPDRLVGFDILTHDIEELRERAAKYAGLEKLPDNLYFCMSETTRLPAEDDEFDYVISWSAFEHIEDPVAILHEIRRVLRPHGVLFIQLWPFYHSAHGTHLVDWFPEGFAQFRFSHHEIVRRLRSGGEQQMASDMLEAYRTLNGITADGLQDALRQAGFRVVKVALQADAVHIPAEASHLPLSQVAISGIKLLAIADEEWAKSAPQFINAPQPAIVLQPDTDPSESDPSESDESGADQDEPAAEPGHAEPTEQPDEEAEPESGSPS, from the coding sequence ATGTCAGAGCTCACGACCTCGACAGAGTCGACCCCCGAACGCCTGATCTCGGAGAAGGCGGCGGCTGCCGAACCGACAGCGGCCGAGGTCGCGGCCGAGACCGCGACAGCCCCGCACACCCCAGCGGCGCACGCGGCGCCAGAACCGGCCGCGGCCGCCTCGGAGACCGCGATCGAGGCCCCGCCCCCGGTGGCCGCCGTCGACCACTACTCCAAGTCGGCCAACGACGAGGTGTGGTTCAACGCCCACTACGAGCAGGCCGCCGAGCAGGTCCTGGAGTTCTTCGCCGGCGACGGCATCTCGCTGGAGGGCAAGACGGTCGCCGACATCGGCTGCGGTGACGGCATCATCGACCTCGGCGTCGCGCTGAAGGCCAAGCCGGACCGGCTGGTGGGCTTCGACATCCTGACCCACGACATCGAGGAGCTGCGCGAGCGGGCCGCCAAGTACGCCGGCCTGGAGAAGCTGCCCGACAACCTGTACTTCTGCATGAGCGAGACCACCCGGTTGCCGGCCGAGGACGACGAGTTCGACTACGTGATCAGCTGGTCGGCCTTCGAGCACATCGAGGACCCGGTCGCGATCCTGCACGAGATCCGCCGGGTGCTGCGCCCGCACGGCGTGCTGTTCATCCAGCTGTGGCCGTTCTACCACTCCGCGCACGGCACCCACCTCGTCGACTGGTTCCCCGAGGGCTTCGCGCAGTTCAGGTTCAGCCACCACGAGATCGTGCGCCGGCTGCGCTCCGGCGGCGAGCAGCAGATGGCCAGCGACATGCTCGAGGCCTACCGCACCCTGAACGGCATCACCGCCGACGGCCTGCAGGACGCCCTGCGCCAGGCCGGCTTCCGCGTCGTCAAGGTCGCGCTGCAAGCTGACGCGGTGCACATCCCGGCCGAGGCCTCACACCTGCCGCTGTCCCAGGTCGCGATCAGCGGCATCAAGCTGCTGGCGATCGCCGACGAGGAGTGGGCCAAGTCGGCGCCCCAGTTCATCAACGCGCCCCAGCCCGCCATCGTGCTCCAGCCCGACACCGACCCGTCCGAGTCCGACCCGTCCGAGTCCGACGAGTCCGGCGCCGATCAGGACGAGCCGGCAGCCGAGCCCGGACACGCCGAGCCGACCGAGCAGCCGGACGAGGAAGCCGAGCCCGAGTCGGGCTCACCCAGCTAG